In Candidatus Defluviibacterium haderslevense, the following are encoded in one genomic region:
- a CDS encoding FRG domain-containing protein has product MKPEFACGHFVYRGVSDSIKHKLIPSIGRISSSISKEADYEKETLSRFKLRSPSELKIQPTNDWDWLALAQHHGLPTRLLDWTSSPLIALYFATKTPIRANGTLFPCSSNGTSVYAWHTNNYINIEMHSDPFKYNCCGLFYPRHTTNRITGQFGLFSIQPTPKMNFESLIKSNDFPNNLITKFNFTKEVSEKIRRTLYLIGIRHESVFPDLDGFSHDLKIKFNHSTCHVKG; this is encoded by the coding sequence ATGAAACCAGAATTTGCATGTGGTCATTTCGTTTATAGAGGTGTTTCAGATTCCATTAAGCATAAGCTCATACCTAGCATTGGAAGAATTAGTTCCTCTATATCAAAAGAGGCTGATTATGAAAAAGAAACATTATCTAGATTTAAATTGCGGTCACCATCAGAATTGAAAATACAGCCAACAAATGATTGGGATTGGTTGGCGTTAGCTCAACATCATGGATTGCCAACTCGCTTATTGGACTGGACTTCAAGCCCTTTGATCGCATTGTATTTTGCCACAAAAACGCCAATACGCGCTAACGGTACATTATTTCCATGTTCTAGTAATGGCACAAGTGTATATGCTTGGCATACTAATAATTATATTAATATCGAAATGCATTCAGATCCTTTTAAATATAATTGTTGTGGTTTATTTTACCCAAGACACACAACAAATAGGATTACAGGTCAATTTGGATTATTTTCAATTCAACCAACTCCTAAAATGAATTTTGAAAGCTTAATAAAATCTAATGATTTTCCAAATAATCTGATTACTAAATTTAATTTTACAAAAGAGGTGTCAGAAAAAATTAGAAGAACTTTGTATTTAATTGGAATAAGACATGAAAGTGTATTTCCAGATCTTGATGGTTTTAGCCATGACTTAAAGATAAAATTCAATCATTCCACCTGCCATGTAAAAGGTTGA
- a CDS encoding relaxase/mobilization nuclease domain-containing protein, which translates to MNYILKPEKDEKSEPILKHNLRSRSATGWTKEFESNDSLRLYKRSDNIKLNHTILSFSNKDIEHISKDLLKDISKKFIELRGNDNLYLASSHHDKDHIHLHILMSSTKYMTGESNRISKKEFHELKMALDDYQKEKYPELIHSLPNHGKLTKVQSQDISYPFKDSIRTLSQKQQISETITEVYGKTNSGQEFLSQLKFEGLEPYYRGGSVYGIEDEGRHFRFKTIGFDVNKLDELDKKPSKQETELQELSDLRESKNLEKEVEDERSIDIGTYEETENNSEDDEYDGLGL; encoded by the coding sequence GTGAACTATATCCTTAAGCCTGAAAAGGATGAAAAATCAGAACCAATATTAAAGCATAATCTTCGATCTCGTTCAGCCACTGGTTGGACTAAAGAATTTGAATCTAATGATTCTTTAAGGTTATACAAAAGAAGTGATAATATTAAGCTCAATCATACGATTTTGTCTTTCTCAAACAAAGACATAGAACATATCAGTAAAGACCTGCTTAAAGACATTTCGAAAAAATTCATTGAATTAAGAGGCAACGACAATTTATATCTAGCTTCGTCTCATCATGACAAGGATCATATTCATTTACATATTTTAATGTCTTCAACAAAATATATGACCGGAGAATCAAATAGAATTTCCAAAAAGGAATTCCATGAACTTAAGATGGCTCTAGATGATTATCAAAAAGAAAAATATCCAGAGCTAATACATAGCTTGCCTAACCATGGAAAATTGACCAAAGTCCAATCCCAAGATATTTCTTATCCATTTAAAGATTCAATTAGGACATTGTCTCAAAAACAGCAAATTTCTGAGACAATTACAGAAGTCTATGGTAAGACCAATTCAGGTCAAGAATTCCTTTCTCAGCTCAAATTTGAGGGTTTAGAGCCATATTATAGAGGTGGGTCAGTGTACGGAATCGAGGATGAAGGAAGGCATTTTAGGTTTAAGACTATAGGATTTGATGTTAACAAACTTGATGAATTGGATAAGAAACCAAGTAAGCAGGAAACTGAATTACAGGAATTAAGTGATCTTCGAGAATCCAAAAATTTGGAAAAAGAAGTTGAAGATGAACGAAGTATTGATATTGGGACTTATGAAGAGACAGAGAATAATTCTGAAGATGATGAATATGATGGATTGGGTCTTTGA
- a CDS encoding IS21 family transposase produces MSAKRKQMHQIKIIFQMKKADHSIRNIVKQTGMSRNTVRDYLRRLQDCGLEYEAAIALPDEELSNLLSNSNESQIKLANTSCDEAAMRKNFIKERLDYYRKELQKPGVTKTLLWYEYRKENPQGFGQCQFCWYLLQQEKSNEAVFKFHHKPGEQVMVDFAGNKLSYIDKVSGEIIECEVLVCVMPFSGLTYVEVLISQQQQLFIKGLCNALQYFGGVPHSIKCDNLKSAVVKANRYEPNFTEAIEMMSAHYGTYMTASRVRKPRDKATVENAVRLAYQRIYAPLRDQQFFSLEELQHRVMEQLEWHNTQHFQAKTYSRKELFETQEKKYLHSLPDQAYVYQQVTYGKVQRNYHVILGQDYHQYSVPYGLIGKRLKIIYTVDIVEIYDDLKRIAIHKRNYKRHAYTTLENHMPLNHQFMHQYKGWDGEYFINQSKLIGPATALVVDHILKSRTFVEQSYNSCLGVLRLAKMYTPQRLEKACSLVQSAAKINYGLLERILKNNMDKQEILISTPPTLFDHENLRGPDSYC; encoded by the coding sequence ATGTCAGCTAAACGAAAGCAAATGCATCAAATTAAGATTATTTTTCAAATGAAAAAAGCGGATCATAGTATTCGCAATATTGTCAAACAGACTGGAATGTCACGTAATACCGTACGAGACTATCTACGTCGGTTACAAGATTGTGGTTTAGAATATGAAGCTGCTATAGCTCTGCCTGATGAAGAATTATCAAATCTATTGAGTAATTCAAACGAATCGCAAATCAAGTTAGCCAATACGAGTTGTGATGAAGCGGCTATGAGGAAGAATTTTATTAAAGAACGATTAGATTACTATCGAAAAGAATTACAAAAGCCAGGTGTTACAAAAACGCTACTATGGTATGAATACAGAAAAGAAAATCCACAAGGATTTGGCCAGTGTCAGTTTTGTTGGTATTTACTTCAACAAGAAAAATCAAATGAAGCTGTATTCAAATTTCACCACAAACCTGGAGAACAAGTTATGGTAGATTTTGCAGGAAACAAGTTGAGCTATATTGATAAAGTAAGTGGAGAAATTATAGAATGTGAAGTGCTGGTGTGTGTTATGCCATTTAGCGGTCTAACCTATGTTGAAGTATTAATATCTCAACAGCAACAATTATTTATAAAAGGATTATGCAATGCACTTCAATATTTTGGAGGAGTGCCACATAGTATCAAATGTGATAACTTAAAATCTGCAGTAGTCAAGGCGAATCGTTACGAACCAAATTTTACTGAAGCCATAGAAATGATGAGTGCCCATTATGGAACTTATATGACAGCTTCACGAGTCCGAAAACCCAGAGACAAGGCTACGGTCGAAAATGCAGTACGTTTGGCTTATCAGCGCATTTATGCTCCGCTGAGAGATCAACAATTCTTTAGTCTTGAAGAATTACAACACAGAGTTATGGAGCAGTTGGAATGGCATAATACTCAACACTTCCAAGCTAAGACATATTCCAGAAAAGAACTTTTTGAAACTCAAGAAAAAAAATATTTGCATTCACTACCAGATCAAGCATATGTTTATCAACAAGTAACTTACGGTAAAGTCCAACGAAATTATCATGTGATCTTAGGTCAGGATTATCATCAATACAGCGTTCCATATGGCTTAATTGGAAAGCGTTTAAAAATCATTTACACAGTTGATATTGTTGAAATTTATGATGATTTAAAGCGAATTGCAATACACAAGCGCAATTATAAGCGGCACGCATATACCACATTGGAAAATCATATGCCACTAAATCATCAATTTATGCATCAATACAAAGGATGGGACGGTGAATACTTTATAAATCAATCTAAGTTAATTGGACCTGCGACAGCTCTTGTAGTAGATCACATACTTAAAAGTAGAACTTTTGTAGAACAAAGCTACAACAGTTGTCTTGGAGTGCTCAGGTTAGCCAAAATGTATACACCTCAACGATTAGAGAAAGCTTGTTCATTAGTCCAAAGTGCCGCTAAAATTAATTATGGATTATTAGAACGGATATTGAAAAATAATATGGATAAACAAGAAATATTAATATCCACACCACCAACTTTATTTGATCATGAAAATCTAAGAGGACCCGATTCTTATTGTTAA
- a CDS encoding site-specific integrase encodes MSVSVKVELDKRKCKKNSYYPLKLLIVVNRISLRLPLGYSLLEKDWNSKLQCVKPACTDFEHISRFNNWLLKEKSKVLSKLITMNDDGVLDNLSIMDIKSRLSDTNSEILALNYLRNTIQELEKAKHYGNAKVYNTVFRSISNFVNGKDFPLKQISFTWLKKYEAWYLSKGNSINGLSVNLRTLRALMNLAIKQKKLSSANYPFKEYSIKGQETRKRAISREDLIKILQFQPQTHRQTRAKDYFLISFYLMGASFVDIAMLKIKNIIQDRIEYKRQKTGKLHSIPLSRPLIEILDKYRNGKADNDFILNVVKSVDPKIQLKQISDELRRYNKSLKEIGKICEIESSISSYVARHSYATSAKKLGVPISVISESLGHTTEKTTQIYLDSFENDVVDKYHDMIIDL; translated from the coding sequence ATGTCAGTTTCAGTTAAGGTTGAATTAGACAAACGAAAATGTAAGAAAAATAGTTATTATCCTCTGAAGCTATTAATTGTAGTTAATCGCATATCACTTCGTTTACCTCTGGGTTATAGTCTTCTTGAAAAAGATTGGAATTCCAAACTTCAATGTGTTAAACCGGCATGCACCGACTTTGAACATATTTCCAGATTTAATAATTGGCTTCTAAAGGAAAAGAGCAAGGTGCTTAGCAAACTAATAACAATGAATGATGATGGAGTTCTTGATAACCTATCTATAATGGATATCAAATCTAGGTTATCGGACACCAATAGCGAAATATTAGCATTAAACTATTTGAGGAATACAATCCAAGAGTTGGAAAAAGCCAAACATTATGGAAATGCTAAGGTGTACAATACAGTTTTTAGAAGTATCTCAAATTTTGTAAATGGCAAAGATTTTCCACTCAAACAAATATCTTTTACTTGGCTTAAAAAATATGAAGCATGGTATTTATCAAAAGGTAATAGTATAAATGGACTAAGTGTCAATTTAAGAACATTAAGAGCTTTGATGAATTTAGCTATCAAACAAAAGAAGTTATCGTCTGCAAATTATCCTTTTAAGGAATATTCAATTAAAGGACAAGAAACTCGGAAAAGAGCTATAAGCAGAGAAGATTTAATTAAAATACTTCAATTCCAACCTCAAACTCATAGGCAAACTAGAGCAAAGGACTATTTCTTAATTAGTTTCTATTTGATGGGAGCATCATTTGTTGATATTGCAATGCTTAAAATTAAAAACATTATTCAAGACAGGATTGAATATAAAAGGCAAAAGACTGGAAAGCTTCATTCTATTCCGCTATCAAGGCCATTAATTGAAATTCTAGATAAATATAGAAATGGGAAGGCAGATAATGATTTTATATTGAATGTAGTAAAGTCAGTCGATCCAAAAATTCAACTAAAACAAATAAGTGATGAACTAAGGCGATATAATAAAAGCCTAAAAGAAATAGGAAAAATATGTGAAATTGAATCTTCGATCTCAAGCTATGTAGCAAGGCATTCATATGCAACAAGTGCTAAAAAACTTGGAGTGCCTATTTCTGTAATAAGTGAGTCTCTTGGTCATACTACAGAAAAAACAACTCAAATCTATTTGGATTCGTTTGAGAATGATGTTGTTGATAAATATCATGATATGATTATCGATCTTTAA
- a CDS encoding type IV secretory system conjugative DNA transfer family protein: MIKVFGLIFDIIFEVSNELIVGIFGFITSLFENQRKTEFNADFISVDKVLQNSDTGFCLDGENCLSISESFKNAIILGGSGSGKSSTVLINSAIFMAKGNSSLIFNDPSHEIRLLVSGALQSYGYTIKVIDYSNEASECFNPLQRCITISDIQKLASLLVRNALGEAKDPFWNKSAESLLSLFIRYLIFYGEPGHRNLYNVLHLINVFAGNPEKIDKLIVKTRDDKLLSEYKAFVAYGDKTLMSIVATAKASLSLFTDETIAKITSIDTIDFAEFRTKKIALFINNSIPTMQYYSGISSLFFQQFMNEILIRIPEKHENNIFFLLDEAGSMFLPSLSTIISNIRKYNSGILLIYQDYHILEHIYGSYEAKNISANCYAKVYLPGQPIETCKMLEMTLGKFEYEDENEVRHTRQLMTSDEIRMSDKAIILIGNKPPIHAKLYPYYKNMKLKLLTEIPPYIPVNILPFDIPPLIQFEDEKKG; this comes from the coding sequence ATGATAAAGGTATTTGGATTGATATTTGACATCATTTTTGAGGTTAGTAATGAACTCATTGTTGGCATCTTTGGGTTCATTACTAGCCTTTTTGAAAATCAAAGAAAGACAGAATTCAATGCTGACTTTATTAGTGTAGATAAAGTCTTGCAAAATTCAGATACTGGATTTTGTCTTGATGGTGAAAATTGTCTTTCAATTTCTGAGAGTTTTAAAAATGCAATTATTTTAGGTGGAAGCGGTTCAGGAAAAAGCTCTACAGTGCTTATTAATAGTGCAATATTCATGGCCAAAGGAAATTCGTCTCTCATATTTAATGACCCATCACATGAAATTAGATTGCTTGTAAGTGGTGCATTACAAAGTTATGGATATACCATTAAAGTAATAGACTATAGCAATGAAGCCTCAGAATGCTTTAATCCACTTCAAAGATGTATAACAATTTCGGATATTCAAAAATTAGCATCACTGCTAGTTCGCAATGCACTGGGTGAAGCCAAAGATCCATTTTGGAACAAGTCTGCTGAGAGTCTTTTATCCCTTTTCATCCGATATTTAATATTCTATGGTGAACCAGGACATAGAAACTTATACAATGTCCTTCATCTGATAAATGTATTTGCTGGAAATCCTGAGAAAATTGACAAACTCATCGTTAAAACTAGAGATGATAAATTGTTATCCGAATACAAAGCATTTGTAGCCTATGGAGACAAGACCCTAATGTCTATTGTAGCTACTGCCAAAGCATCCCTTTCATTATTCACTGATGAAACAATAGCTAAAATCACATCCATTGATACAATTGATTTTGCAGAATTCCGCACCAAAAAGATTGCCCTTTTTATCAATAATTCAATTCCAACAATGCAATATTATAGCGGAATTTCATCTCTGTTTTTCCAGCAATTTATGAATGAAATATTAATTAGAATTCCAGAAAAGCATGAAAACAATATTTTCTTTCTTTTAGATGAAGCAGGATCAATGTTTTTGCCTTCACTTTCAACCATCATTTCTAATATCCGAAAATACAATAGTGGAATACTTTTAATATATCAGGACTACCATATTCTAGAACATATTTATGGTTCATATGAAGCAAAAAATATTTCTGCCAATTGTTATGCAAAAGTGTATTTGCCAGGTCAGCCGATTGAAACATGCAAAATGTTAGAAATGACACTAGGTAAATTTGAATATGAGGATGAAAATGAAGTTAGGCATACTCGTCAATTAATGACTTCTGATGAAATACGAATGAGTGATAAAGCTATTATACTTATTGGTAATAAACCACCAATTCATGCAAAATTGTATCCATATTACAAAAACATGAAATTGAAATTGCTAACTGAAATTCCTCCATATATTCCAGTCAATATACTTCCTTTTGATATTCCTCCTTTAATTCAATTCGAAGATGAGAAGAAAGGTTAA
- the fahA gene encoding fumarylacetoacetase yields MSFIIDSNLKSWISYSEDHGFPIQNLPLGVYSVGHGSKRICSVIGDQIIDLRGLFESQLLRINEIQNNELAQEYLNALIALGKDVTRSIRKELSHLFTKDANPSIQESCKKHLIPFQDVQLHVPIEIGDYTDFYSSKEHAYNVGVMFRDPANALMPNWLHLPVGYHGRASSIIVSGTPIKRPSGQILPANSEIPVYSQSKQLDFELEMGFVIGKPNELGNPIPIDHATDHIQGLMLFNDWSARDIQKWEYVPLGPFLGKNFASTIAPWLVDLDALEPFKTVGPVQEPKPLTYLAQDGKNNYDIQLEVWLNDTLISKSNTKYLYWSMIQQLAHHTVNGCNMRIGDLCASGTISGPTPESYGSMLELAWKGTKPITLNDGSTRTFLLDGDVLTLKAYAQHDQYRIGFGECSGKVM; encoded by the coding sequence ATGAGTTTTATAATTGATTCTAATCTTAAGTCATGGATTTCATACTCTGAAGATCATGGATTTCCAATTCAAAACCTGCCACTTGGTGTATATTCAGTAGGACATGGCTCAAAAAGAATATGTTCTGTCATTGGTGATCAAATTATAGATTTAAGAGGCTTGTTTGAATCACAATTATTGAGAATAAATGAAATTCAAAATAATGAATTAGCACAAGAATATTTAAATGCATTAATAGCATTAGGTAAAGATGTAACGAGATCCATTAGAAAAGAATTAAGTCATTTATTTACCAAAGATGCAAATCCAAGTATTCAAGAATCTTGCAAAAAACATCTCATCCCTTTTCAAGATGTTCAGCTTCATGTTCCAATAGAAATTGGTGATTATACAGACTTTTACAGTAGTAAAGAACATGCTTACAATGTAGGTGTCATGTTTCGGGATCCTGCCAATGCATTAATGCCTAATTGGTTGCACTTACCTGTTGGGTATCATGGTCGTGCATCTTCTATTATCGTAAGTGGAACACCTATTAAAAGGCCATCAGGACAAATACTCCCTGCGAATAGTGAAATTCCTGTGTACAGCCAAAGCAAACAATTAGACTTTGAACTTGAAATGGGTTTTGTTATAGGCAAACCAAATGAATTAGGAAATCCAATTCCAATCGACCATGCAACAGACCATATCCAAGGGTTGATGCTGTTCAATGATTGGTCTGCGAGAGACATCCAGAAATGGGAATATGTGCCTTTGGGTCCATTCTTAGGCAAGAATTTTGCCTCAACAATCGCACCATGGTTGGTTGATCTGGATGCATTAGAACCTTTTAAAACAGTTGGACCAGTACAAGAACCTAAACCATTAACTTATCTGGCTCAAGATGGAAAAAACAATTACGACATACAGCTTGAAGTTTGGTTGAATGACACATTAATCTCTAAATCCAACACCAAATATTTGTATTGGAGCATGATCCAGCAACTGGCACATCATACGGTCAATGGATGCAATATGCGCATAGGCGATTTATGTGCTTCAGGAACCATTTCCGGACCAACACCCGAATCCTATGGTTCAATGCTGGAACTCGCCTGGAAAGGAACAAAACCAATAACGCTTAATGATGGTTCGACCAGAACATTTTTATTAGATGGAGATGTTTTAACTTTGAAAGCTTATGCACAACATGATCAGTATAGAATAGGATTTGGGGAATGTAGTGGAAAGGTTATGTAA
- a CDS encoding type II toxin-antitoxin system prevent-host-death family antitoxin: MLTTTISDFRKDIKRYLDRVTENFETLIINRGKDTGVVIMSLDEYNSLRTTFQELSSKTNEARLDSAIEKLKTGTSFQKEIIEP, from the coding sequence ATGTTGACAACAACCATTTCAGATTTTAGAAAAGATATAAAGCGATACCTCGACCGTGTGACTGAAAATTTTGAAACTTTGATCATAAATAGAGGCAAAGACACCGGAGTTGTTATTATGTCATTGGATGAGTATAATTCACTACGGACAACTTTTCAGGAATTATCCTCAAAGACCAATGAAGCGAGATTAGATTCGGCTATTGAAAAACTAAAAACAGGTACTTCATTTCAAAAAGAAATAATTGAGCCTTGA
- a CDS encoding Txe/YoeB family addiction module toxin gives MRYIFVDEPWEDYLYWQKTDKNMLLKINNLLKDISRTPFTGIGKPEPLKYKYKGYWSRRIDGEHRLIYKVKDDEIQIAKCRFHYD, from the coding sequence TTGAGATATATTTTTGTGGATGAGCCTTGGGAGGATTATTTGTATTGGCAAAAGACAGATAAGAATATGCTGTTAAAAATAAATAATTTGTTAAAAGACATTTCTCGGACTCCTTTTACGGGTATTGGAAAGCCAGAACCATTGAAGTATAAGTATAAAGGATATTGGTCTCGTAGAATTGATGGGGAACATAGATTAATTTATAAAGTGAAAGATGATGAAATACAAATTGCGAAATGCAGATTTCATTATGACTGA
- a CDS encoding peptidase S24, with protein sequence MKKLHPRQSILLKLLKDNIDNPLTMLDLSKESEINSPGVLYFHLKQLEKKGYLKRNPENPKDYNVMDLPEKKVVYINKYGLAQCGPNGTVLSGKIEERIPIASSLLKFPVELAFIVEAKGDSMEPKIKNGDIIIAKKQNYAESGDIVVCVFNEVAIIKQYLVIERRIILNSFNKDERLLEVFGESEIKIEGIVKNIIQYN encoded by the coding sequence GTGAAAAAACTTCATCCGCGACAATCAATTTTACTTAAACTCTTAAAAGATAACATTGATAATCCATTGACAATGTTAGACTTAAGTAAAGAATCAGAAATAAATTCCCCAGGAGTTCTTTACTTTCATTTAAAGCAATTGGAAAAAAAGGGTTATTTAAAAAGAAATCCTGAAAATCCAAAAGATTACAATGTTATGGATTTACCAGAAAAAAAAGTAGTTTACATAAATAAATATGGCTTAGCACAATGTGGTCCAAACGGAACTGTTCTTAGTGGAAAGATTGAAGAGAGAATTCCCATCGCTTCTAGTTTATTAAAGTTTCCTGTAGAACTAGCTTTTATTGTTGAAGCGAAAGGTGATTCTATGGAGCCTAAAATAAAAAATGGAGACATTATTATAGCAAAAAAACAAAATTATGCTGAGTCTGGAGATATAGTAGTTTGTGTCTTCAATGAGGTAGCAATTATTAAACAATATTTAGTAATTGAACGAAGGATCATACTGAACTCATTCAATAAAGATGAAAGATTATTAGAAGTTTTCGGTGAAAGTGAAATTAAAATCGAAGGAATAGTCAAGAATATAATACAATATAATTAA
- a CDS encoding ATP-binding protein has product MNTEQTLQQLKTLKLHGMATTYKAIADLPTHQQPEAHLLVAQITESEMQHRQDVKMKFLIRISKLRYDATLEQIICSEKRNLTKEQISRFADCSFIRKAENILITGATGAGKSYLACALGHQACCMGYKVAYLNMNRFTERIQLSKLDGTFTKLLNYLQKTELVILDDFGLIPFDQNLRLALLQILEDRYNKNAIIIASQLPIKNWYDYLNDPTIADAILDRLMAKNHRIELKGDSLLKKSTN; this is encoded by the coding sequence ATGAATACTGAACAAACTTTACAACAACTCAAAACTTTGAAACTGCATGGCATGGCTACCACCTACAAAGCTATTGCAGACCTCCCGACTCATCAACAACCTGAGGCTCATTTATTGGTTGCTCAAATTACAGAATCAGAAATGCAACATCGTCAAGATGTGAAGATGAAATTTTTAATACGAATTAGCAAGCTGCGTTATGATGCTACTTTAGAACAAATCATTTGCTCTGAAAAAAGAAACTTAACTAAAGAACAAATATCTCGCTTCGCGGACTGTTCATTTATTAGAAAAGCTGAAAACATTCTTATTACAGGTGCCACAGGAGCTGGAAAAAGCTACTTGGCTTGTGCATTAGGACATCAGGCTTGTTGTATGGGTTACAAAGTTGCTTATCTCAACATGAATCGGTTTACTGAACGTATTCAGTTAAGTAAGTTGGATGGAACTTTTACTAAACTGTTGAATTATTTACAAAAAACAGAACTTGTTATACTTGATGATTTTGGATTGATACCATTCGATCAAAATCTAAGACTAGCTTTATTACAAATCTTGGAAGATCGATACAATAAAAACGCAATTATTATAGCATCTCAACTTCCTATTAAAAATTGGTATGATTATCTAAATGACCCTACAATAGCAGATGCTATTTTAGATCGATTAATGGCAAAAAACCATCGAATTGAACTCAAAGGAGATTCATTACTTAAGAAATCTACCAATTAA
- the radA gene encoding DNA repair protein RadA has protein sequence MAKSKTIFICSNCGTQSPKWMGHCTACDSWNTYVEEVIHKDHSADDKSGGWRSLNPELVPSKAIRLDQVTAGKLKRLDTGDVELNRALGGGLVQGSVILLAGQPGIGKSTLLLQLALQLHGENILYVSGEESEEQIKIRANRLSQKQENCYLFAETRVDRILHEAAKMRPALMIVDSIQTLVSGHLDAAPGTISQIRECANELIRFAKETSTPLFLIGHITKEGEIAGPKLLEHMVDTVLQFEGDKHYSYRILRTLKNRFGSTDEMSMYEMQATGLIPISNPSALLLSQHEERLSGSAVACTVEGLRPILIETQALVSAAVYGNPQRVATGFDGRRLSMLLAVLEKRCGFMIGNQDVFLNLAGGIRINDPAVDLAVIASLISSLEDNPLHRQICFAGEVGLSGEIRAVSRIDLRVQEAERLGFKAICISKYNGQINAGKASKIKIVSLATVNELYEKVFAK, from the coding sequence TTGGCAAAGAGCAAAACCATATTCATATGTTCCAATTGTGGAACACAATCCCCTAAGTGGATGGGGCACTGCACAGCCTGTGACTCATGGAATACTTATGTAGAAGAAGTCATTCATAAAGATCATAGTGCAGATGATAAATCCGGTGGATGGCGCAGCCTCAATCCCGAATTAGTTCCTTCAAAAGCCATTCGTCTAGATCAGGTGACTGCAGGAAAACTCAAACGCCTGGATACAGGAGATGTAGAACTTAATCGCGCATTAGGTGGTGGATTGGTTCAAGGTTCCGTTATACTTCTTGCAGGTCAACCAGGAATTGGAAAGTCAACACTATTACTTCAACTGGCATTACAATTACATGGAGAAAACATTCTTTATGTGTCTGGTGAGGAAAGCGAAGAGCAAATAAAAATCAGGGCCAATCGATTATCACAGAAGCAAGAAAACTGTTATTTATTTGCTGAAACTCGCGTAGATAGAATACTTCATGAAGCCGCTAAAATGCGTCCTGCATTAATGATTGTGGATTCAATACAAACCCTAGTATCAGGACATCTTGATGCTGCGCCTGGTACGATTTCACAAATCAGGGAATGTGCTAATGAGTTGATTCGATTTGCTAAAGAAACTTCAACGCCACTTTTTTTGATAGGACACATTACAAAGGAAGGTGAGATTGCAGGTCCTAAATTATTGGAACACATGGTAGATACGGTGTTACAATTTGAAGGTGACAAACACTATTCTTACAGAATATTAAGAACCCTCAAAAATAGATTTGGATCCACAGACGAAATGAGCATGTATGAAATGCAGGCTACAGGTCTCATACCAATCAGCAATCCATCTGCCTTACTGTTATCACAACATGAAGAACGATTAAGTGGTAGTGCAGTAGCTTGTACTGTTGAGGGTTTACGTCCCATTCTAATAGAAACACAAGCATTGGTTAGTGCAGCAGTATATGGAAATCCACAACGAGTGGCAACTGGTTTTGATGGACGTAGACTATCTATGTTATTAGCTGTTTTGGAAAAAAGGTGTGGATTTATGATCGGCAATCAGGATGTGTTCTTAAATCTTGCTGGCGGAATTAGGATCAATGATCCGGCAGTTGACCTTGCGGTCATCGCTTCACTTATTTCTTCATTGGAAGATAATCCATTGCATCGGCAAATATGCTTTGCAGGAGAGGTTGGATTATCTGGTGAGATCAGAGCGGTATCCAGAATTGATCTCCGGGTTCAAGAAGCAGAACGATTGGGCTTTAAAGCTATATGTATTTCTAAATATAATGGTCAAATCAACGCAGGCAAAGCATCAAAAATAAAGATCGTATCTTTAGCAACGGTCAATGAATTATATGAAAAGGTTTTCGCAAAATAA